The Arachis hypogaea cultivar Tifrunner chromosome 14, arahy.Tifrunner.gnm2.J5K5, whole genome shotgun sequence genome has a segment encoding these proteins:
- the LOC112744130 gene encoding uncharacterized protein isoform X4 yields the protein MGELYALDFDGILCDSCGESSLSALKAAKVRWPSLFHGVDSATQDWIVDQMHSVAEGLTVEGILENWSKLKPVIMEEWSENRETLIDLFGKVRDEWLEQDFATWIGANRFYPGVSDALKFASSRVYIVTTKQEIHFPCTIFGFTGRPKVKVLKQLQKRSEHQGLTLHFVEDRLATLKNVIKEPELDQWNLYLGNWGYNTQKEREEAAAIPRIQVFELSDFSKKLK from the exons ATGGGGGAGCTTTATGCTTTGGACTTCGATGGAATCCTCTGTGATAGCTGCGGTGAGAGCTCTCTCTCTGCTCTCAAG GCTGCGAAAGTGAGATGGCCTTCTTTGTTTCATGGCGTGGATTCGGCCACTCAGGATTGGATTGTTGACCAGATGCATTCA GTTGCAGAGGGGCTCACGGTTGAGGGTATATTGGAAAATTGGTCCAAGTTGAAGCCTGTTATCATGGAAGAGTGGAGTGAGAATAGAGAAACTTTGATAGATCTTTTTGGAAAGGTTAGAGATGAATGGTTGGAGCAGGATTTCGCTACTTGGATCGGTGCAAATAG ATTCTATCCTGGTGTTTCTGATGCATTAAAATTTGCAAGCTCGAGAGTGTACATTGTCACCACGAAACAG GAAATTCACTTTCCTTGCACCATCTTTGGTTTTACCGGTAGGCCTAAGGTGAAAGTGCTGAAGCAGCTTCAAaagagatcagagcaccaaggaCTCACACTTCA CTTTGTGGAGGATCGGCTTGCTACCTTAAAAAATGTCATCAAAGAACCTGAGTTAGATCAATGGAATCTGTATTTAG GGAACTGGGGTTACAACactcagaaagagagagaagaagctgCGGCTATCCCCAGAATTCAAGTTTTTGAGCTGTCGGACTTCAGTAAGAAGTTGAAATGA
- the LOC112744136 gene encoding SKP1-like protein 21 — MENIVNILVPFIVLAYNNPFLQLLIHVAIVFVVLEMMMLNKFDANQNHVADINNENLAPFKLCHYCFVKLADGNLVSLNLGGAAELFTILHFGKIMQPYIWLQTPDGAIKQVEQEIAMFCPFICQEVIQKGTGSSKNCAICLPQRVTPTILSLILDYCRFHQVPGRSNKERKSYDEKFMRMDTKQLCELTSAADSLQLKPLVDLTSRTLARIIEGKSPEEIRGIFNLPDDLTEEKKLEPLKNTTVDPRIRLGTAYPKEMQNSKNKNKNRRRKEQQTSSSLKEASELNNKVVIISNIKFGFKLNLKKQVQLFTIYVPSVYCFLLLIGDKWQTDGTNGVSEASQSNTEDSTFVPREFDDGDIDEEIDPALEEKLDRWG, encoded by the exons ATGGAAAATATAGTGAACATACTGGTTCCGTTTATTGTGCTGGCATATAACAACCCCTTTCTTCAACTTCTTATTCATGTTGCTATTGTGTTTGTTGTGTTGGAAATGATGATGTTAAACAAATTTGATGCTAATCAAAATCATGTAGCtgatataaataatgaaaatttagcTCCTTTTAAACTCTGCCATTACTGTTTTGTGAAGTTGGCGGATG GAAATTT GGTCTCTCTGAATTTAGGAGGTGCTGCTGAATTATTCACCATTCTACACTTTGGCAAG ATTATGCAGCCGTATATCTGGCTTCAGACACCAGATGGTGCAATAAAACAAGTGGAACAGGAAATTGCAATGTTTTGCCCTTTTATTTGTCAAGAAGTAATACAAAAAGGCACAGGATCTTCAAAGAACTGTGCAATATGTCTTCCTCAACGAGTCACCCCTACTATTTTGAGCTTAATACTTGATTATTGCCGATTTCATCAAGTACCAGGTCGCTCAAACAAG GAGCGGAAGTCTTATGATGAGAAATTCATGCGGATGGACACGAAGCAGTTATGTGAGTTGACATCTGCTGCAGACAGCCTTCAGTTGAAACCATTGGTTGATCTTACCAGCCGTACACTTGCTCGAATAATTGAAGGAAAATCCCCTGAGGAAATACGCGGCATATTTAATTTGCCAGATGATCTTACAGAG GAAAAGAAATTGGAGCCCTTGAAAAACACAACTGTTGATCCGAGGATCAGGCTTGGAACCGCTT ATCCAAAGGAGATGCAAAAttctaagaataaaaataaaaaccgaaGAAGAAAAGAGCAACAGACGAGCTCTTCTTTGAAGGAAGCTTCTGAACTGAACAATAAGGTAGTCATAATATCTAATATCAAATTTGGCTTCAAGTTAAATTTGAAAAAACAAGTTCAGTTATTTACTATATATGTTCCAAGTGTTTATTGCTTTTTACTTCTAATAGGAGATAAATGGCAAACTGATGGAACTAATGGAGTTTCCGAGGCCTCTCAGTCTAATACAGAAGACAGCACTTTTGTTCCTAGAGAGTTTGATGATGGAGATATAGATGAGGAGATCGATCCTGCATTAGAGGAAAAACTTGACAGGTGGGGCTAG
- the LOC112744130 gene encoding uncharacterized protein isoform X2: MGELYALDFDGILCDSCGESSLSALKAAKVRWPSLFHGVDSATQDWIVDQMHSVRPVLETGYENVLLVRLLLETRIPSIRKSSVAEGLTVEGILENWSKLKPVIMEEWSENRETLIDLFGKVRDEWLEQDFATWIGANRFYPGVSDALKFASSRVYIVTTKQEIHFPCTIFGFTGRPKVKVLKQLQKRSEHQGLTLHFVEDRLATLKNVIKEPELDQWNLYLGNWGYNTQKEREEAAAIPRIQVFELSDFSKKLK; encoded by the exons ATGGGGGAGCTTTATGCTTTGGACTTCGATGGAATCCTCTGTGATAGCTGCGGTGAGAGCTCTCTCTCTGCTCTCAAG GCTGCGAAAGTGAGATGGCCTTCTTTGTTTCATGGCGTGGATTCGGCCACTCAGGATTGGATTGTTGACCAGATGCATTCA GTCCGACCGGTCTTAGAAACTGGATATGAAAATGTTTTACTTGTGAGATTGTTGTTAGAGACCAGAATACCTTCCATCAGGAAGTCTTCA GTTGCAGAGGGGCTCACGGTTGAGGGTATATTGGAAAATTGGTCCAAGTTGAAGCCTGTTATCATGGAAGAGTGGAGTGAGAATAGAGAAACTTTGATAGATCTTTTTGGAAAGGTTAGAGATGAATGGTTGGAGCAGGATTTCGCTACTTGGATCGGTGCAAATAG ATTCTATCCTGGTGTTTCTGATGCATTAAAATTTGCAAGCTCGAGAGTGTACATTGTCACCACGAAACAG GAAATTCACTTTCCTTGCACCATCTTTGGTTTTACCGGTAGGCCTAAGGTGAAAGTGCTGAAGCAGCTTCAAaagagatcagagcaccaaggaCTCACACTTCA CTTTGTGGAGGATCGGCTTGCTACCTTAAAAAATGTCATCAAAGAACCTGAGTTAGATCAATGGAATCTGTATTTAG GGAACTGGGGTTACAACactcagaaagagagagaagaagctgCGGCTATCCCCAGAATTCAAGTTTTTGAGCTGTCGGACTTCAGTAAGAAGTTGAAATGA
- the LOC112744130 gene encoding uncharacterized protein isoform X1 — protein sequence MGELYALDFDGILCDSCGESSLSALKAAKVRWPSLFHGVDSATQDWIVDQMHSVRPVLETGYENVLLVRLLLETRIPSIRKSSVAEGLTVEGILENWSKLKPVIMEEWSENRETLIDLFGKVRDEWLEQDFATWIGANRFYPGVSDALKFASSRVYIVTTKQSRFADALLRELAGVTIPPERTYGLGTRPKVKVLKQLQKRSEHQGLTLHFVEDRLATLKNVIKEPELDQWNLYLGNWGYNTQKEREEAAAIPRIQVFELSDFSKKLK from the exons ATGGGGGAGCTTTATGCTTTGGACTTCGATGGAATCCTCTGTGATAGCTGCGGTGAGAGCTCTCTCTCTGCTCTCAAG GCTGCGAAAGTGAGATGGCCTTCTTTGTTTCATGGCGTGGATTCGGCCACTCAGGATTGGATTGTTGACCAGATGCATTCA GTCCGACCGGTCTTAGAAACTGGATATGAAAATGTTTTACTTGTGAGATTGTTGTTAGAGACCAGAATACCTTCCATCAGGAAGTCTTCA GTTGCAGAGGGGCTCACGGTTGAGGGTATATTGGAAAATTGGTCCAAGTTGAAGCCTGTTATCATGGAAGAGTGGAGTGAGAATAGAGAAACTTTGATAGATCTTTTTGGAAAGGTTAGAGATGAATGGTTGGAGCAGGATTTCGCTACTTGGATCGGTGCAAATAG ATTCTATCCTGGTGTTTCTGATGCATTAAAATTTGCAAGCTCGAGAGTGTACATTGTCACCACGAAACAG AGCCGTTTTGCCGATGCTTTACTCCGAGAGCTTGCTGGGGTGACAATTCCACCTGAAAGAACATATGGTCTAGGAACTCG GCCTAAGGTGAAAGTGCTGAAGCAGCTTCAAaagagatcagagcaccaaggaCTCACACTTCA CTTTGTGGAGGATCGGCTTGCTACCTTAAAAAATGTCATCAAAGAACCTGAGTTAGATCAATGGAATCTGTATTTAG GGAACTGGGGTTACAACactcagaaagagagagaagaagctgCGGCTATCCCCAGAATTCAAGTTTTTGAGCTGTCGGACTTCAGTAAGAAGTTGAAATGA
- the LOC112744130 gene encoding uncharacterized protein isoform X3 — MGELYALDFDGILCDSCGESSLSALKAAKVRWPSLFHGVDSATQDWIVDQMHSVAEGLTVEGILENWSKLKPVIMEEWSENRETLIDLFGKVRDEWLEQDFATWIGANRFYPGVSDALKFASSRVYIVTTKQSRFADALLRELAGVTIPPERTYGLGTRPKVKVLKQLQKRSEHQGLTLHFVEDRLATLKNVIKEPELDQWNLYLGNWGYNTQKEREEAAAIPRIQVFELSDFSKKLK; from the exons ATGGGGGAGCTTTATGCTTTGGACTTCGATGGAATCCTCTGTGATAGCTGCGGTGAGAGCTCTCTCTCTGCTCTCAAG GCTGCGAAAGTGAGATGGCCTTCTTTGTTTCATGGCGTGGATTCGGCCACTCAGGATTGGATTGTTGACCAGATGCATTCA GTTGCAGAGGGGCTCACGGTTGAGGGTATATTGGAAAATTGGTCCAAGTTGAAGCCTGTTATCATGGAAGAGTGGAGTGAGAATAGAGAAACTTTGATAGATCTTTTTGGAAAGGTTAGAGATGAATGGTTGGAGCAGGATTTCGCTACTTGGATCGGTGCAAATAG ATTCTATCCTGGTGTTTCTGATGCATTAAAATTTGCAAGCTCGAGAGTGTACATTGTCACCACGAAACAG AGCCGTTTTGCCGATGCTTTACTCCGAGAGCTTGCTGGGGTGACAATTCCACCTGAAAGAACATATGGTCTAGGAACTCG GCCTAAGGTGAAAGTGCTGAAGCAGCTTCAAaagagatcagagcaccaaggaCTCACACTTCA CTTTGTGGAGGATCGGCTTGCTACCTTAAAAAATGTCATCAAAGAACCTGAGTTAGATCAATGGAATCTGTATTTAG GGAACTGGGGTTACAACactcagaaagagagagaagaagctgCGGCTATCCCCAGAATTCAAGTTTTTGAGCTGTCGGACTTCAGTAAGAAGTTGAAATGA